From one Microbulbifer sp. A4B17 genomic stretch:
- a CDS encoding AraC family transcriptional regulator gives MKPVYEIRSGALAGFNLLVPQLGGRASDLLAQVGLPADCTRRPNVLIPIATLVDLLNLCSHSLSCGDFGLRLAGKQGMRMLGVLGKLILESDSLASALMITHRYMVLHNQADHWKIYQADDCWVAERVNHFPDTIPAQQYSELSVGAAYRLIQEMVGSKITPRSVSFRHKRQSPQTNYQAFFGVEAGFEQERDRLVFDGSLMNYSLAQPSSGLMRYFDEFSKGLLAEHEGDISQQVQVLILQTLGAQQHSLEQISRLLGIPMRTLQRRLNEAGTSFKQLVQNARMKTARWHLRASSIDVGLLSASLGYTDISAFSKAFRAIHGNSPLQWRKRQVINS, from the coding sequence ATGAAGCCGGTCTATGAAATTCGCAGTGGGGCATTAGCTGGGTTCAATCTCTTAGTACCACAGCTTGGTGGTCGTGCCTCGGATCTTTTAGCACAGGTCGGGCTCCCCGCTGATTGTACTCGCCGTCCAAATGTTCTAATTCCCATTGCAACGCTGGTAGATCTCCTTAACTTGTGTTCACACAGTTTGTCCTGCGGTGATTTTGGATTGCGTCTGGCGGGTAAGCAAGGGATGCGTATGCTGGGTGTCCTAGGTAAACTGATATTGGAAAGCGATAGTCTTGCCAGTGCTTTGATGATCACTCATCGATATATGGTATTACATAATCAAGCGGATCACTGGAAGATTTATCAGGCAGATGATTGCTGGGTTGCAGAGAGAGTCAACCACTTCCCTGACACTATTCCTGCGCAGCAGTATAGTGAATTGTCTGTTGGTGCGGCCTATCGCTTGATACAGGAAATGGTTGGTTCCAAAATAACCCCTCGCTCAGTATCTTTCCGGCATAAACGCCAATCCCCACAAACTAATTACCAAGCTTTTTTTGGCGTGGAGGCTGGTTTTGAACAAGAGCGTGATCGTCTGGTATTTGATGGGTCGCTAATGAATTATTCCCTTGCCCAACCTAGTTCAGGTCTTATGCGATACTTTGACGAATTTTCCAAAGGCTTGCTGGCTGAGCACGAGGGTGATATCAGCCAGCAAGTGCAGGTATTAATTCTTCAAACCCTTGGGGCTCAGCAGCACTCCCTCGAGCAAATATCCCGACTGTTAGGCATTCCAATGAGAACACTCCAGCGCCGCCTGAATGAAGCGGGAACCTCTTTTAAGCAATTGGTTCAGAACGCGCGAATGAAGACTGCTCGCTGGCACTTGAGGGCCTCAAGTATTGATGTGGGATTGCTATCGGCTAGTTTGGGTTACACCGATATCAGTGCTTTCTCAAAAGCATTTCGAGCTATCCATGGAAACTCCCCACTGCAGTGGAGAAAGCGACAGGTCATCAACAGTTAA
- a CDS encoding DUF6868 family protein, with protein MEIENLTQFLGWASIINILILLLSTIGLVSMRKPITRIHARIFELNEQDLGRAYFQYLAQYKIAIIIFNITPYFALKIIS; from the coding sequence ATGGAAATTGAAAATCTAACGCAATTTTTAGGCTGGGCTTCGATTATAAACATATTGATCCTGCTGCTATCAACTATCGGACTTGTCTCTATGAGAAAGCCTATCACCAGGATACATGCACGAATATTTGAGCTTAATGAGCAGGACCTGGGCCGGGCATATTTTCAGTATCTGGCCCAATATAAGATCGCCATTATAATTTTCAACATCACGCCCTATTTTGCATTAAAAATTATCAGTTAA
- a CDS encoding alkylphosphonate utilization protein translates to MAVTQEQLAQRSGNRCELCKAGNGLAVYSVPQSGGYPNADVLLCQTCRDQLESPAQMDSGHWQCLSDSMWSSEPAIQVLSWRILKRLSGETWAQDLFDMLYLDSELLAWAEAGVIPDAGELIIHRDSNGVQLQAGDNVVIVKDLDVKGSSLVAKRGTVVRGISLTDNPEHIEGRVEGQRIVILTKFVKKSS, encoded by the coding sequence ATGGCTGTGACTCAAGAGCAGTTGGCACAACGCAGTGGAAATCGGTGTGAGTTATGTAAAGCAGGAAATGGCTTGGCAGTTTATAGCGTGCCCCAGTCAGGCGGCTATCCAAATGCGGACGTGCTCCTATGCCAGACTTGTAGGGATCAACTGGAAAGCCCCGCACAGATGGATAGTGGTCATTGGCAGTGTCTTTCAGACTCTATGTGGAGTAGCGAGCCGGCAATTCAAGTGTTGTCATGGCGTATTCTGAAGCGCTTGTCTGGCGAAACCTGGGCTCAAGACTTGTTTGATATGCTTTATCTGGACAGTGAATTGCTGGCTTGGGCGGAGGCCGGGGTAATTCCAGATGCCGGGGAGCTGATAATTCACAGAGATAGTAATGGTGTTCAGCTGCAAGCTGGAGATAACGTCGTTATTGTCAAGGACCTGGATGTTAAGGGGAGTAGCTTGGTTGCAAAGCGCGGGACGGTGGTGCGTGGTATCAGCTTGACTGATAACCCTGAGCATATTGAAGGGCGGGTTGAGGGGCAGAGAATTGTTATTCTTACAAAGTTTGTCAAAAAGAGTAGCTGA
- a CDS encoding CBS domain-containing protein yields MKVKHAMHEGATWCTPDTPLQELAKILRDEDIGAVPIGENDRLVGIVTDRDIVCRGVVQGGNLSSLSARDVMTEGIEWCWEEDDLLSAVHKMEQQLLRRMPVLNSEKRMVGILSLGDITSAIASKQGGQFAAAVSSHH; encoded by the coding sequence ATGAAAGTCAAACATGCAATGCATGAGGGAGCTACCTGGTGCACCCCGGATACTCCACTGCAGGAATTGGCAAAAATTTTGCGAGATGAAGATATTGGTGCAGTACCTATTGGTGAAAATGACAGGCTCGTGGGTATTGTGACCGACAGGGATATAGTATGTCGCGGAGTGGTTCAGGGGGGCAATCTGAGTTCGCTGTCTGCCCGTGACGTCATGACAGAGGGAATTGAATGGTGCTGGGAGGAAGATGATCTTTTGTCTGCGGTCCATAAGATGGAGCAGCAGCTTTTACGTCGAATGCCAGTGCTGAATAGCGAAAAGCGAATGGTGGGTATCCTCAGTTTAGGAGATATCACCAGCGCTATTGCCAGCAAGCAGGGTGGACAGTTCGCGGCTGCAGTCTCCTCGCACCACTGA
- a CDS encoding Hsp20/alpha crystallin family protein, translated as MSLIPRGSLLDLDNMFEQMLSPTRAIGSEREGFFSPRIDVSERKNMYEISAELPGVGKDDISVTLENGVLTLEAEVHREVKEKKDGRVLRQERRYGKFLRSFNLGEDVRENEIDANFKDGILTLTVPKHEGHPPQRKRIEVH; from the coding sequence ATGAGTCTGATTCCCAGAGGGTCCCTGTTGGACCTCGATAATATGTTTGAACAAATGCTCTCACCCACCCGTGCGATCGGTTCTGAACGCGAGGGATTCTTTTCTCCGCGTATCGATGTGAGTGAGCGTAAGAATATGTATGAAATTAGCGCTGAGCTGCCTGGGGTGGGTAAGGATGATATCAGTGTAACTTTGGAGAACGGTGTCTTGACCCTTGAGGCCGAGGTGCACCGCGAAGTCAAGGAGAAGAAGGATGGCCGTGTACTTCGGCAGGAGCGGCGCTACGGAAAATTCCTGCGTAGCTTCAATCTTGGCGAAGATGTTCGTGAAAATGAGATTGATGCAAATTTCAAAGATGGAATCCTCACCCTCACAGTACCAAAGCATGAGGGGCATCCCCCGCAGAGAAAGCGAATAGAAGTGCACTGA
- a CDS encoding host attachment protein, with product MALAWVLVANQSQARIFEANKRVGNLNEIQALLHPESRLSGRDQESDAPGRSFDSYGQGRHSMGNSSRLHRRNGENFAREIAHTLERGRQEGQYEKLYIVAEPYMVGSLRDALKSPTRATIAGETGKNLVACEPEEIRAQLPIWL from the coding sequence ATGGCTCTAGCATGGGTCCTTGTGGCTAACCAGTCCCAAGCTCGAATTTTCGAAGCCAACAAACGCGTGGGAAATCTCAATGAAATTCAAGCACTTCTTCATCCAGAATCGCGACTTTCCGGCAGAGACCAGGAGAGTGATGCCCCTGGGCGTAGCTTCGACAGCTATGGGCAGGGGAGGCATTCAATGGGTAACTCTTCGAGATTGCACCGCCGCAATGGTGAGAATTTTGCCAGGGAAATCGCGCATACCCTGGAAAGGGGAAGACAGGAGGGGCAGTACGAAAAGCTGTATATCGTCGCAGAACCCTATATGGTTGGCAGCTTGAGGGATGCGTTAAAATCGCCAACCCGCGCAACGATTGCAGGAGAAACAGGAAAAAACCTGGTGGCCTGTGAACCCGAAGAAATTCGGGCCCAGCTTCCTATTTGGCTGTAG
- a CDS encoding acyltransferase → MLNFLPSFLLLAVSSILLVISTLVCAAPILVFSIFRFLLPFAFLQKVFASFFISWAEMWITLNKGWMKLTQRTQIDVQGVEHLDRHGWYLVTANHQSWVDIFVIQSIFNRKIPFLKFFVKQELIRVPVIGLCWWALDFPFMKRYTKEFLKKHPEMRGKDLEATKKSCEKFKLIPTSIMNFLEGTRFSEEKHQRQQSPFKHLLKPKSGGIAFAMHCMGEKLNQLLNVTIVYPDGIPTFKDFLSGKLKKVIVRVEQIQLPSRFFDRDYATDQEFRVEFNQWVNKLWTEKDALIDKLLIESKA, encoded by the coding sequence ATGTTAAATTTTCTGCCCTCATTTTTACTTCTGGCAGTATCCTCAATACTGCTGGTGATCAGTACACTAGTTTGTGCTGCGCCTATTCTTGTTTTTTCGATCTTTAGATTTCTTCTTCCATTTGCCTTCCTGCAAAAGGTTTTCGCAAGCTTTTTTATTTCATGGGCGGAGATGTGGATTACTCTCAACAAGGGTTGGATGAAGCTAACTCAAAGAACCCAAATTGATGTGCAGGGTGTAGAGCATCTCGATAGGCATGGCTGGTATCTGGTGACGGCAAACCATCAGAGCTGGGTAGATATTTTTGTAATACAGTCGATTTTTAACCGGAAAATTCCATTTCTGAAATTTTTTGTCAAGCAGGAGTTAATCCGGGTTCCCGTGATTGGGTTGTGTTGGTGGGCTCTCGACTTTCCTTTTATGAAGCGATATACCAAGGAGTTTCTGAAAAAACATCCAGAGATGCGCGGTAAGGATCTTGAAGCAACTAAAAAATCTTGCGAAAAATTCAAGTTGATACCTACCAGTATTATGAATTTTCTCGAAGGTACAAGGTTTAGTGAAGAAAAACACCAGAGGCAGCAATCGCCCTTTAAGCACCTTCTAAAACCCAAATCAGGTGGAATTGCTTTTGCAATGCACTGCATGGGAGAAAAGCTGAACCAGCTTCTGAACGTTACTATTGTTTACCCCGATGGTATACCGACGTTTAAGGATTTCCTTTCCGGTAAGCTGAAGAAAGTGATTGTTCGTGTTGAGCAAATTCAATTGCCAAGTAGGTTCTTCGATAGGGACTATGCAACCGATCAGGAGTTTCGGGTAGAGTTTAATCAATGGGTAAATAAACTGTGGACCGAGAAAGATGCTCTTATTGATAAGTTGTTGATAGAAAGTAAAGCTTGA